GCCTCGAACGCTTCTGGAGCCTCTCGGAATCCGACCTCCTGGACCGACTCGCCAGTTCGCGGACGGGACTGACCGCGGCCGAGGCGGCGAATAGGCTCGAGGCGATCGGGCCGAACGTGCTTGGCGAGCGCCGGCGCTCGGACGTGCCCGCGCTGCTTCTGCGCCAGTTCACGAGCCCGATCGTCCTCATCCTCATCGTGGCGGCGGTCCTCTCGTTCAGCCTCAGAGACGTCGCCGATGGCGCGATCATCCTGGGCATCGTGCTCATCAGCGGTCTGTTGGGGTTCTGGCAAGAGCGAGGCGCGGCGACCGCGGTCGAAAAGCTCCTGGCCGAGGTTGCGCTGAAGGTCCGTGTCGTCCGCGACGGACTTGAAAAAGAGCTTCCGGTGGAGCAGATCGTGCCGGGCGATGTCGTGCTGCTGACCGCGGGATCGGGCATTCCCGCGGACTGCAGGCTGCTCGAGGAGCAGGACCTCTTCGTCAACGAGGCCGCGCTGACGGGGGAGAGCTATCCGCAGGACAAGAGCCCGGGCGTCGTGCCGGCCGAAGCACCGCCGGCGGCGCGCGACTGCGCCCTCTTTCTGGGAACCCATGTGGTGAGCGGCAGCGGCCGGGCCGTGGTGGTCCTCACGGGTCGGTCCACCCAGTTCGGAGCGATCGCGGAGAGGCTCCGCGTGCGCCCGCAAGAGACGGAGTTTGAGACAGGAGTGCGGAAGTTCGGGTACCTGCTGATGCAGTTGACCCTGCTCATGGTGGTTGCGATCTTCGCGTTCAACGTGTACCTGCGGCGCCCCGTTCTCGAATCGTTTCTGTTCTCCCTCGCGCTGGCCGTCGGGCTCACCCCCCAACTGCTTCCTGCGATCATCAGCGTCAACCTCGCGCGGGGGGCGCGTCGGATGGCCGACCACCAGGTGATCGTCAAGCGGCTGGCCGCGATCGAGAACTTCGGGAGCATGAACGTGCTGTGCTCCGACAAGACCGGGACGCTGACCCAAGGGCGCGTTCGGGTCCATGCGGGTCTCGATGCCCAAGGGAACGACTCCGACACAGTCAAACTGCACGCCTTCGTGAACGCGTCCTTCGAGACCGCGTTCGCCAATCCGATCGACGAGGCCATTCGGTCCGACCTGGCGCGTCCCCTGGACGGCTGGATGAAGCTCGACGAGGTTCCTTACGACTTCGAGCGCAAACGTCTGAGTGTCTTGGCCGACCATGGGGGAGAGGTCGTGTTGGTCACCAAGGGGGCCTTGGCGAACGTGCTCGACGTGTGCACGACGGCCCTCGGCTCTGATGGGAGCGTGCTTTCCATGGCGGTCGCCAGGCCCCAGGCCGAGTCGGCGTTCGCCTCCTTGAGCGCCAGCGGCTTCCGGACCCTCGGAGTCGCGATCAAGACGATGGCCACTTCAATCCCCATCGATCGTCACTCCGAATCCGAGATGACGTTTCTGGGGATGCTCGCGCTTGCCGACCCGCCCAAGGAGGGCATCGATTCGACGATTCGGGGGTTGGAATCGCTGGGGGTCGGGCTCAAGATGATCACGGGCGACAACGCGCTGGTGGCGGGCCACGTCGCGTCCCAGGTGGGATTGAGGGAGCCCCGGGTGTTGACCGGCGCCGAACTGCAGCGATTGAGCGACGACGCCCTTCCTGCACGCGCCCAGGCCACCGATGTATTCGCCGAGATCGAGCCCAACCAGAAGGAGCGCATCATCCGCGCCCTTCGCAAGGCGGGCAACGTGGTGGGCTACATGGGGGACGGGATCAACGATGCGCCGGCACTGCATGCGGCCGACGTCGGCATCTCCGTTCAGGAAGCGGTGGACGTCGCGAAGGACGCCGCGGACATCGTGCTGCTGGAGCGCGACATGGCCGTCCTCATGGAGGGGGTGCGGGAAGGACGGGCGACGTTCGCCAACACGCTGAAGTACGTCTTCATGGCCACGAGTGCGAATTTTGGCAACATGTTCAGCATGGCGGGCGCCTCGCTGCTGCTGCCATTCCTTCCGCTTCTGCCCAAGCAGGTGTTGTTGACCAACCTGCTCACGGACGCTCCCGAACTCACGATTGCGACGGACCGCGTGGACTCCGATTGGTTGGAGCGTCCGCACCGCTGGAACATTGCCTTCATCCGGCGCTTCATGCTCACCTTCGGGTTTGTCAGCTCCGTGTTCGACTACCTCACTTTTGGCGTGCTGATCGGGTTGCTCCACGCGGGTCCGAGCGAGTTTCGCACGGGTTGGTTCGTGGAGTCCGTGGTCTCGGCGACGCTGATCGTCCTCGTGGTGAGAACGCGCGGGCCGATGGTCGCCAGCCGTCCATCCCGCCCCCTGCTGGCCGCGACGGTGTGCGTGGCCCTTGGTACGGCCGCGCTGCCCTTCACTCCCCTCGGAAGCCTCTTCGGCCTCGTCCCGCTTTCTTGGGATTTCCTTCTCCTGATGGGAGGGATCGTGGTGGGCTACGTGGCGAGTGCCGAGTTGGCCAAGCGCTGGTTCTATCGGCGCTCGGGCCGTTGAAGGAGACGGGCCCTATCGGCGTTGGAAGGTGGGTTCCTGGTTCGTCTCGGGGAGCATGCGCACCTTCGAACGGCGCGACGACGCGGTCGATTGGCTACTGAACGAGGAACGCCGCCGAACGTCACGCGGCGTTGCAGAGGTCGTTCAGGTCGTTGAGGACCCCATCGGCGTAGAGGCGCTTCAACGCCTTGACAGCCGACATGTCGAGGCGTCCCAAGAGCGCCTCGTCGACCAGGATGGAGAACGCGTCCTCTGGCGACATCGCGGGCCGGTAGCCGCGGGTGGACGTCATCGCGTCGTAGCAGTCACACACGGAAAACGCCTTGACGTAGTCCGGGATCGCGTGGCTCTTGAGGCCGTCGGGGTAGCCCGAGCCGTCCAAGCGCTCGTGGTGGCTGCGCACGATGCGCAGCACTTCCTCTTGGATGTAAACGGGTTTGAGGATGTCGAAACCGATCACGGGATGGGTCTTCACCACCTCGTACTCGGGCTCCGTCAGGGGGCCGCGTTTCCACAGAATGGTGTCGGGGATGCCGACCTTGCCGATGTCGTGGAGCGTCGCTCCGATGCGGATGGCGTCGCGCGAGTAGCGGGTGAAGAGGTCGAGTTTGGCTCCGACGAGGTCCATCATCAACGCGGTCCGAGCGCCGTGTCCCGCCGTGTAGGTGTCCCTTGCCTCCACCGCGGCGTTCAGCGCGTTGGCGGTGCAGCCGAGTTGGCGGTTGGTCTGGGTCACGAGCGACTCGATGGTTGATTTGGCCTGGTCGATTTTCCCGAGGGCGTTGGCGAGGTTGGCCTCGGTCTTGGCCATCTTCACCCTGAGCTCCATCTCGGTATTCGCGCTCTGGTGCAGGGCGACGAAGCAGGCCTTGCCGGAGGGCAACACTCCCGAGAGGATGGTCTCGCGATCGAGGAAAAGCGAGCCGTCCTTGTGACGGTTCAGCAGGGCGCCCTTCCAGGTGTGCCCCGTCCGGATGGTGTTCCAGAGGTTCTGGTAGACCGTTTCGGAGGTGTGTCCGCTTTTGAAGGTGCGGGGCGAAGCGCCGATCAGCTCCTTGCCGAGATAGCCCGTCAACTCCAGGGTCTTCTCGCTGACCGAGAGGATGGATCCATCGAGATCGGTGACGACGATACCGAGTTCGCAGTGGTCGAGGGCCCGTTCCAGGAACTCGGCCGTAAGAAGGTGTTTCATTTGAACGTCGTCTTGCTCGGTTGGCGCCGAGTCCAAAGTCATTATCGGTAGGGAGGGTCCAGATACCGAGGGAGAGCCGCGGACTCGCCACCCCGCTCCGCGACAAGAAGGGCGTTTGGCACGTGGATCGGGACATCGTTCTTGGAAAGAACATTCCCGGATATCCCGGGAACTAACCCGTCACCCTGGCAAATTTACTGGCTTTTGAGCCGGGTGCCCAGCGGGACGGCATCCGCCATAACGCCCCCTTAGCAATGGTGCTGGGTATGTTTCAATCCAGCGGGCATCCCGCGCAAAAAGGAGGAGAAGCATGAAGACCATCTGGATTCCACTACTTGCCATCGCGGCTTGCGCCGCTCAGGCCCAGTACTCGGCCGAGGCTTTCGACAACGCCACGGTCCAACCCGCGGGGCCACGCGGCGGATCAAGCGGGAAGGCCTTCCTCAACATCGAAGGCAACAACAACGGGACGTTTGCGAGCTTCGGCGTCTTGGACTTCAACGCCAACGATCTGGGCATCGGCGGTTCGGTGTCCGACGTGACGGCTTTGAGCCTGGACCTCTACGATGCCCCCGCCGGATTCTCGGCCGCCGGGAACGTGAATTTCTGGCTCACCGAAGCGACCGGCGTGGACATCCAGCCCGGGTCGAGCCCGCTGATCTTTGACGCGGGATCGCTGCCCGACGGCGTCGGCAATCAGCTCAACCCGCTCCACGCGTTGGGAAGCGGGACCTACACGCCCGGGACGTTGGGAGACCTGCTGTCCTACTCGTTGACGCTGGACGCGTCATCGAAGGCGTACCTCGTCTCGCAGATCAATGGTGGAGGGACGATCCGCCTCCTGGTGACCCCAGGCGAGGATGGGGTGGCCGCCACGTACACGGGGTACACGAACACAGGCGCCCCGCACCCGACGCTCAACGTCGATGCGACGCCCGTTCCCGAGCCTGCCAGCATGCTCGCCCTCGGCCTCGGCCTCGC
This portion of the Fimbriimonadaceae bacterium genome encodes:
- the mgtA gene encoding magnesium-translocating P-type ATPase, producing MSAPSGLERFWSLSESDLLDRLASSRTGLTAAEAANRLEAIGPNVLGERRRSDVPALLLRQFTSPIVLILIVAAVLSFSLRDVADGAIILGIVLISGLLGFWQERGAATAVEKLLAEVALKVRVVRDGLEKELPVEQIVPGDVVLLTAGSGIPADCRLLEEQDLFVNEAALTGESYPQDKSPGVVPAEAPPAARDCALFLGTHVVSGSGRAVVVLTGRSTQFGAIAERLRVRPQETEFETGVRKFGYLLMQLTLLMVVAIFAFNVYLRRPVLESFLFSLALAVGLTPQLLPAIISVNLARGARRMADHQVIVKRLAAIENFGSMNVLCSDKTGTLTQGRVRVHAGLDAQGNDSDTVKLHAFVNASFETAFANPIDEAIRSDLARPLDGWMKLDEVPYDFERKRLSVLADHGGEVVLVTKGALANVLDVCTTALGSDGSVLSMAVARPQAESAFASLSASGFRTLGVAIKTMATSIPIDRHSESEMTFLGMLALADPPKEGIDSTIRGLESLGVGLKMITGDNALVAGHVASQVGLREPRVLTGAELQRLSDDALPARAQATDVFAEIEPNQKERIIRALRKAGNVVGYMGDGINDAPALHAADVGISVQEAVDVAKDAADIVLLERDMAVLMEGVREGRATFANTLKYVFMATSANFGNMFSMAGASLLLPFLPLLPKQVLLTNLLTDAPELTIATDRVDSDWLERPHRWNIAFIRRFMLTFGFVSSVFDYLTFGVLIGLLHAGPSEFRTGWFVESVVSATLIVLVVRTRGPMVASRPSRPLLAATVCVALGTAALPFTPLGSLFGLVPLSWDFLLLMGGIVVGYVASAELAKRWFYRRSGR
- a CDS encoding HD domain-containing protein — its product is MKHLLTAEFLERALDHCELGIVVTDLDGSILSVSEKTLELTGYLGKELIGASPRTFKSGHTSETVYQNLWNTIRTGHTWKGALLNRHKDGSLFLDRETILSGVLPSGKACFVALHQSANTEMELRVKMAKTEANLANALGKIDQAKSTIESLVTQTNRQLGCTANALNAAVEARDTYTAGHGARTALMMDLVGAKLDLFTRYSRDAIRIGATLHDIGKVGIPDTILWKRGPLTEPEYEVVKTHPVIGFDILKPVYIQEEVLRIVRSHHERLDGSGYPDGLKSHAIPDYVKAFSVCDCYDAMTSTRGYRPAMSPEDAFSILVDEALLGRLDMSAVKALKRLYADGVLNDLNDLCNAA
- a CDS encoding PEP-CTERM sorting domain-containing protein gives rise to the protein MKTIWIPLLAIAACAAQAQYSAEAFDNATVQPAGPRGGSSGKAFLNIEGNNNGTFASFGVLDFNANDLGIGGSVSDVTALSLDLYDAPAGFSAAGNVNFWLTEATGVDIQPGSSPLIFDAGSLPDGVGNQLNPLHALGSGTYTPGTLGDLLSYSLTLDASSKAYLVSQINGGGTIRLLVTPGEDGVAATYTGYTNTGAPHPTLNVDATPVPEPASMLALGLGLAAIGARRRRK